One window of the Eucalyptus grandis isolate ANBG69807.140 chromosome 6, ASM1654582v1, whole genome shotgun sequence genome contains the following:
- the LOC120294387 gene encoding wall-associated receptor kinase-like 1: protein MYSLAGIILALSFLIVSALAFHTWKRRSKEKNFKRNGGVLLKYHRVRIFTEVELAKATNNYDVSNKLGEGSFGSVYRGRIAGNTVFAVKKPKDMHKSLIKGDFQHEHEIVVQINHKNVVKLHGICLETRIPLLVYEYISNGTLFQHIHQNASTILKSWKNRLRIATEVALVLDYMHSCVEPAIIHGDIKSMNILLDQNYSVKVSNFGTSVPISPVRSHVLANEIQGTGYINPEYLTTSMITIKSDVHSFGVVLVELLTGKKLTSFITKARESINIIHYFISSVKDKTFSNVINFEDASEDVMERIEMVAVIAVKCLDQSGARRPAMREVAEQLTRINCELNSSTVDGNNEGTEGEVLEENPYSHATSITSEMSQHGTTGSLF from the coding sequence ATGTATTCTTTGGCAGGGATTATTCTAGCCCTCTCCTTCTTAATTGTCAGTGCTTTAGCCTTTCACACGTGGAAGAGgagaagcaaagagaaaaacTTCAAACGAAATGGAGGAGTGCTCTTGAAATACCACAGAGTTCGAATCTTTACGGAGGTAGAGTTAGCAAAAGCAACCAACAACTATGATGTTAGCAACAAGTTGGGCGAGGGCAGTTTTGGTTCCGTGTATAGGGGGAGAATAGCAGGGAACACCGTGTTTGCGGTCAAGAAGCCTAAAGACATGCACAAGTCTCTAATAAAGGGGGATTTCCAGCATGAACATGAAATTGTGGTGCAAATAAACCACAAAAACGTGGTGAAGCTCCATGGCATATGTTTGGAGACTAGGATACCATTGCTGGTTTATGAATACATTTCGAATGGTACCCTCTTCCAACACATCCATCAAAATGCGTCAACCATTTTGAAATCATGGAAAAACCGGCTCAGAATAGCCACCGAAGTAGCTCTTGTACTCGATTATATGCATTCCTGTGTAGAACCCGCAATCATTCATGGTGATATCAAGTCAATGAACATACTTCTGGATCAAAATTACTCGGTAAAAGTATCTAATTTTGGAACTTCGGTACCTATATCACCAGTGCGTAGTCATGTCTTAGCCAATGAAATACAAGGCACGGGCTACATCAATCCAGAATATTTAACTACTAGTATGATAACAATTAAGAGTGATGTACATAGTTTTGGAGTTGTTCTCGTGGAGTTGCTCACGGGAAAGAAGCTAACAAGTTTCATTACTAAGGCCAGAGAGTCAATCAATATCATCCATTATTTCATCTCTTCCGTGAAGGATAAGACATTCTCCAATGTCATAAATTTCGAGGACGCTAGTGAAGATGTAATGGAGAGAATAGAAATGGTTGCTGTGATTGCAGTGAAGTGCTTGGATCAAAGTGGTGCAAGGAGGCCGGCAATGAGGGAAGTGGCCGAGCAACTCACTAGGATTAACTGCGAGCTCAACAGCTCAACAGTTGATGGAAACAATGAAGGGACTGAAGGCGAGGTGCTTGAAGAAAACCCCTACTCCCATGCGACTTCAATTACCTCCGAGA